A genomic region of Deinococcus sp. KSM4-11 contains the following coding sequences:
- a CDS encoding S8 family serine peptidase has product MSLAVLAMAITACGGTPAVTATPAAQGETKLVTLRIGPGVTSAALTSTVTGAQVIAFDHTTGRAVLSVPVDTASKLSSANLSAQALGSLDAGVLGVEADGVMKVLADDPEADALGLTTWAGGLTTWAGGLTTWAGGALTWAGGVNFLNSSDLASAGAYWNKLGIPWAQKLIPELGTGVTVATIDTGIDLNHPLLQGRIDTANSWDFIGNDAVPQEENSGGKYGHGTAVAGVILQIAPNAKIQAYRALKPDGSGAMSNVIAAITKASTNGARVINLSLGSTTNSLALNTAVAAALAKGILVVNSSGNAGTEGVVYPGAALGTLQFPLTSGLISVGSVTLDLKKSSFSQYAKNLSMTAPGELILTTFPDARLVKASGTSFAAPAVSGALALALSTGATSASVAANVKATASANLDPTFNPELGAGTLNVGALADNYR; this is encoded by the coding sequence ATGTCCCTGGCGGTTCTGGCCATGGCGATCACGGCCTGCGGGGGCACTCCGGCCGTGACGGCCACGCCAGCCGCCCAGGGTGAGACCAAGCTGGTCACGCTGCGCATCGGTCCGGGCGTCACGAGCGCTGCCCTGACCTCCACCGTGACGGGCGCCCAGGTGATCGCGTTCGACCACACCACCGGTCGTGCCGTTCTGAGCGTACCCGTCGACACGGCGAGCAAGTTGTCCAGCGCCAACCTGAGTGCCCAGGCGCTCGGGAGCCTGGACGCCGGTGTCCTGGGCGTAGAAGCGGACGGCGTGATGAAGGTTCTGGCCGACGACCCCGAAGCCGACGCGCTGGGCCTGACGACCTGGGCGGGCGGCCTGACCACCTGGGCGGGCGGCCTGACCACGTGGGCGGGTGGAGCCCTCACCTGGGCGGGCGGCGTGAACTTTCTGAACAGCTCGGATCTCGCCAGCGCAGGTGCCTACTGGAATAAACTCGGCATTCCCTGGGCCCAGAAGCTGATTCCTGAACTGGGGACGGGCGTCACGGTGGCCACGATCGACACCGGCATCGACCTGAACCACCCGCTGCTGCAGGGCCGCATCGACACCGCCAACAGCTGGGACTTCATCGGCAACGACGCCGTGCCGCAGGAGGAGAACTCTGGCGGGAAGTACGGGCACGGCACGGCTGTCGCCGGAGTGATCCTCCAGATCGCCCCGAACGCCAAGATCCAGGCCTACCGCGCCCTGAAGCCCGACGGTTCCGGCGCGATGTCGAATGTGATCGCCGCCATCACCAAGGCCTCGACGAACGGGGCGCGCGTCATCAACCTCTCGCTGGGCTCCACCACCAACTCTCTGGCCCTGAACACGGCCGTCGCAGCGGCACTGGCCAAGGGCATTCTGGTCGTGAACTCCAGCGGGAACGCCGGTACGGAAGGCGTCGTGTATCCCGGCGCCGCCCTGGGCACGCTGCAGTTCCCCCTGACCAGCGGCCTGATCTCGGTCGGCAGCGTGACCCTGGACCTGAAGAAGTCCTCGTTCAGCCAGTACGCCAAGAACCTGAGCATGACGGCCCCCGGTGAACTGATCCTGACCACCTTCCCGGATGCCCGCCTCGTGAAGGCGAGCGGCACGTCCTTCGCGGCCCCCGCCGTGAGCGGCGCGCTGGCCCTGGCACTCTCGACCGGCGCCACCAGCGCCAGTGTGGCCGCCAACGTGAAGGCCACAGCCTCGGCGAACCTCGACCCCACCTTCAACCCCGAACTGGGTGCCGGCACGCTGAACGTGGGCGCGCTGGCCGACAACTACCGCTGA